A region of Rhodamnia argentea isolate NSW1041297 chromosome 9, ASM2092103v1, whole genome shotgun sequence DNA encodes the following proteins:
- the LOC125316496 gene encoding uncharacterized protein LOC125316496, giving the protein MPLYWDEVGERKIIGLELVQQSLEAIKVIRDIMKTAHSHQKSYADKRRRSLGFQVGDHVFLKVYPMRGTSHFGKKGKLNPRYVGPFEIPKRIRNLACRLTLPPGLARVHKVFYVLMLKKYKPDPTHVLSYKEIELGEQAAYVECLIRIVDRKELVLQNKTIPLVKVTW; this is encoded by the coding sequence ATGCCACTCTATTGGGACGAAGTAGGTGAAAGAAAGATCATTGGTCTTGAGTTAGTACAGCAGTCATTGGAAGCTATCAAGGTCATTAGAGACATAATGAAGACAGCTCATAGTCATCAGAAGAGTTACGCCGATAAGAGGCGCAGATCTTTGGGGTTTCAGgtgggcgatcatgtttttctaAAGGTGTAccctatgagagggacatctcattttggcaagaaaggaaagctaaacCCTAGGTATGTTGGGCCGTTTGAGATCCCGAAGAGAATTAGAAACCTGGCTTGTCGTCTTACGTTGCCGCCGGGGCTTGCTCGGGTACATAAAGTGTTCTACGTATTGATGTTGAAGAAGTATAAGCCGGACCCCACTCATGTGCTAAGTTATAAAGAGATCGAGCTGGGTGAGCAAGCTGCGTACGTAGAATGTTTAATTAggatcgtggataggaaagaacTAGTGCTCCAGAACAAGACAATCCCGTTAGTCAAGGTGACTTGGTAA
- the LOC115730212 gene encoding translation initiation factor IF-2-like, translating into MSSEVSPLSRRPSQAIIEERLEESLDKRESTLSEKRSLLDERGKNVSEEHENAIKEVEDRIRGFDTEDREEAIAEAKAKAKEEADAHAKALADAKTQAEAMAKEKPEVEALSERKTIVQSQQDATTAVLRVIEQEK; encoded by the coding sequence ATGTCTAGTGAAGTATCACCTTTGAGCAGAAGGCCATCTCAAGCTATAATTGAAGAAAGGCTGGAAGAGTCATTGGACAAGAGGGAGTCCACACTCTCAGAAAAGAGATCACTGCTAgatgaaagagggaaaaatgtgtCAGAGGAACATGAGAATGCAATCAAGGAGGTTGAAGATAGGATAAGAGGATTTGATACTGAAGACAGAGAGGAAGCCATAGCAGAGGCTaaggctaaagcaaaagaagaagcagatgcACACGCCAAGGCATTGGCTGATGCCAAGACTCAAGCTGAAGCCATGGCAAAGGAGAAACCAGAAGTTGAAGCGCTCTCAGAGAGGAAGACCATCGTACAGTCACAACAAGATGCAACTACTGCTGTTTTACGTGTGATCGAGCAAGAGAAATAA